The nucleotide window AATGGGCGCCGGCAGACGTGCGAGTGGTGACGGTAGAAGGCGGGCACGCGAGTGGAGAGCTGGCGGGAGAGCCGGCAGAGGCGGGACGTCATCAGTTCAAGGGTGTGGTAAAGGCCGCCACCTATCACCTCCTCGAATGTCACAAGGATGGCGATCGCTGGCGAGCCCGGGTAGTGTTTGATGTGTAGTCTTAGCGATGCACCGCTACGCCGACCTTAGCGCACCAGCGTTCGATGGGACAACGACTACAAAAGGGAGAAATCGGCCGGCAGAGGTTCTGACCGAATGGGACCAGCAGGTCGTTGTAATAGATCCAGTGCCGCTTCGGTAGTTTCAGCCGAAGGGCCATCTCGGTCTGATCGGGCGTCTTGGCGTCGACGTAGCCCCAGCGATTCGAGATCCGATGGACGTGCGTGTCGACGCAGATTCCCAGCTTTCTATAGCCGACCGTGACGACAAGGTTGGCGGTCTTCCGGCCAACGCCGGTAAGACTGAGGAGCGTCTCGATCGTATCGTGGACCCGCCCGCCGAATCGAGTGAGCAGGTCCTGGCAGACCTCCCGGATGGTTCGGGCCTTGGTCTTGTAGAAACTAACCGGGTAGATCGCCCGGGCAATCTGCAGCTCGCTGAGCGCGAGTATCGTATCGGGCCGATCGGCCAGCTTATACAGTCGCTCCGAGGCTTCACCCGTGACGTGATCCTTGGTCTGCTGGCTCAGGATGCAAGAGATCAAAACCCGAAACGGATCGCGGGACTCCTCGGCGATCTTGCCCACGACGGCAGGTTCCCATACGCTGACAGCGTTCCGGACCCGTTGTAAGACGTTAGCGATCTGCCGGTTGGTGAGCAATGGGCTGGTCGTGTTGGAAGGGAAATTTCACGGGGTCAGAAAGTTAGAGGTGGAAGCATCCTTGATGATCCGGATAACCTCTTCAGGATTGTGAGCCATCTTGAGTAGTGCGAGGTCGTCCGGCGTGATCTTCCCTTCATTCATGACGGGATCGCGGAGCCACTCCTGTAAGCCGTGCCAGTAGTGATTGCCTGCCAGGATGACCGGGAACGGCTTGATCTTTTTAGTCTGGATCAGCGTGATCGACTCGAACAACTCGTCCAGCGTACCGTAGCCGCCCGGCAGGATGACGAACGCGATGGAGTGCTTCACAAACATGACCTTCCGGACGAAGAAGTGCTGGAAATTCACAAGGTTGGTCAGATAACGGTTAGCTTCCTGCTCGTGAGGAAGCTCGATGTTCAGGCCGACTGAAACACCGCCGGCCTCGTAGGCGCCTTTGTTCGCCGCCTCCATGGCTCCAGGGCCCCCGCCGGTGATGACGGCATACCCGTGCTGAGCCAACAGGCGGCCGATCTGCTCGGCCATCGCGTAGGCGGGATCATCGGGTCCGATATGCGTCGATCCGAAGATAGAGACGGCCGGCGGAATCGTGGCGAGCATCTCCAGCCCGTCGACGAACTCTGCCACGACGCGGAAGATCATTCGGATGTCTTGCGCGGCCAGGCGATCAAGGACAAATGGGAATTTCATGCTGGGTCAGTTTCCTCCTTCACTATGTCTTAAAAAATAATTGTAACACATCAAATCATGACCAGATAGTGGCCCCTGCGTTCAAGCTTTGGCACCGAGGAGCGAGGTATGGTATGATTACACCCGATAAATTATCGGAGTGCGAGCTTAAGGAGAGATGATGCTTGATATCCGCTATCGAATCGATCGAATGAAGGCGTTGCATGCCCTGAGGGAAAGCGGCCTCACTGAGACCCAGGCGCAGCGGTTGGACGAACTGTACCAGGCGCGAGATGAGGACGGAATGCTTACTCTCCTGGAGGCTTCGACGCTGACCCCGCAAGCCAACAAGATGATCGACGTTCTCAGGCAGGCCAAGCTGGTTGGGGAGCGGCTAACTGAGCTGGGTCGAACCATTCCGCTTCCCCATGAGAAGATTCAGGAGCTTTACCCGCAGATCCGAGATATTAAGCTTGCATACGAGCGGTTAACCACGGAGGCCGAACGATTTATGACGCGGGTCTGAGGCGCTGACATCAGACTGGATCGAGAGGGTGGAGGAGGCCATGGAGACATCAGTTATTATCTACGGGAAGGATACCTGACCCTACACCTCGGCGGCCCGTGAGGAGTACGCCAGGCGGAAAGTCCCATTCACCTACCTCAATGTCAAGCAGGACCCGAAGGCGTTGGCACAGATGTTGGAGTTATCGAAAGGCTCGCGCGATGTCCCTGTTATTGTCGAGAAGGGCAAGGTGACCATCGGGTTTGGCGGCACCTGAGCGGTCTAGAGGCGCCAACGGTCGTTGGCTTCAATAAGGAAGAGGGATGAAACCTGAAATACGGCGCAACCTCAGTTACATTGGAGGGTTAGTTATGCTTTTAGCCTCCATGTTCGCGATGAGGTATGTTGCAAAGCTATTAATCTGGTTGGGTTAAACTTTCGCCTCAGATCCAGGCACCTCTCCAAAGTAGACCAATCCAACTAAAACTCACCCATCCGATTTCCCAGAATCCCCCCCCATTTCGATGTTGAAGGCAGATTCAAGCTGACCATCCACGCCCGGATCATTCTGGCCGTTGACGGTAGGCTGACGATAGAGCCGACACGGTATGGGGGCAGGTTGAGTCAATCGCTCGGAGGGCTTTGAAAGTTCGGGTTAGTGACTACCTACGCGTGCCGGAGCACATGTCGGCTCCCACCCCGCGGGTTAGACGGCAGGCGTTTCATAGAAGTCTGCCGAATTCATCTTTCGACAGTCCGGCGTCGCGCACGACACCGCCATCGTATAGGCATTTACCGGATTGTGGTGTGGAATGGTGAGGGTCCGGACACCGTAGGTCATGACGATATACTTGCCCTGCCGGATGACGCGAAAACCTCATGAGCGTACCTCCTCTTGCTGAGTATACCTCAAACGTGTGTTCGCCCCGCGATATCTTCGTCCCACAGATCCGGACGTTCGCGAATGAATCGCTGCATCAGCGAAATACACTCAGGATCATTAAGGACAACAACATCAATACCGTGATCGCGCAAAAATTCAACATTACCTGGAAAGTTTTGCTTTTCGCCAATGACCACTCTCTTGATTCCAAACTGGAGCACTGTGCCAGAGCACATCATGCAAGGGCTAAGCGTCGTATAGAGTGTAACGCCGTCATAGCGAGGGCGCCGACCAGCCTGCCGAAGGCAGTCCATCTCTCCGTGGGCGGTTGGATCGCCGTCTTGAACGCGACGGTTATGACCAACAGCAACAATTGCGCTGTTCTCCACCATTACGGCGCCAATCGGGAGTCCACCCTCATTGTATGATTTCCGAGCCTGCTCAAAGGCCACCCGAATGAATCTTTGATGAGTCTCGTGCTCATCTGCCATGAAATCTCCCCCTCACTGACAATTTTTACTTCTTCTGCGAATAGGAACATTCTATTTGATGGCAGCATGGTGTCAAGGTATTATCACCAACAAAGTCATGGCCTGATGGCTGAATGCTGATCGCTGATGGCTCTTTTTGGGGCAGCATCCCGTGCGCGGCATGGCCGCACCACGGCGGACGAAAAACCCCCTCAATCCTCCTTTATCAAAGGGGGAGCACGGAAGATTCGGCTGGAGTTGTCGGGTTACGCTGCGCTAACCCGACCTACGGCTGAGCGCCGATTGCTGAACGTTATTTTCCAAGGAAGAGAGATGGGGAAACTCAAGGCGATTATCTTTGACGTAGATGGAACGCTGGCCGAGACGGAGAGGAACGGGCATCTGGTGGCCTGTAACGAGGCGTTCGCGCAGATGGGGTTCGATATCCGCTGGAGCTGGGAGGAGTTCAAAGAGTTGCTGAAGATCCCCGGTAATGCCCGGCGGATGCGGCTGGCGCTTTCAACCAGGACCTCGCTCTCCGAGACCGACATTAACCGGATTGTGCCGGAGCTGTTTGCGCTGAAGAAGGAGTTGTATCTAAAGCGGGTTGATGCGCTGCCGCTTCTTCCCGGTGTGGCCCGGATCATCTACGAGGCGATCGATTGCGGTATTCGACTGGCGATCGTATCGGTTACCCACGAAGATCAGATCCTCGCGCTTCTGAGAGCGCAGATTCCTGAGGCGCTCGATGCCTTCGACCCAATTTTCGGCCAACAATCCGGCGAGAAGAACTCGGCCCTCTATGCCCGGTGCGCTGTGATGCTCGGATGCGATGCGTCGGAGATCCTGGTTATTGAGGATTCCGAGAGAGGGTTCAAGGCGGCCCATGAAGCCAGCTTACCGTGCGTCGTGGTCTATAATGAGTATACGCGCGGCCAGGACTTCACCGGCGCCGAACTTGTGGTCCGGAGCCTGGAGCATCTGAACCTCGATCTGCTGGAAAAGCTGTGCCTGGGCTGACCAAGACGCGCGCAATTGCATGTGCGGGATCGATCCTTGACATCGTCAAGGGCGATATGTAACTGTCTGCATGG belongs to Candidatus Methylomirabilis sp. and includes:
- a CDS encoding nucleoside deaminase, with protein sequence MADEHETHQRFIRVAFEQARKSYNEGGLPIGAVMVENSAIVAVGHNRRVQDGDPTAHGEMDCLRQAGRRPRYDGVTLYTTLSPCMMCSGTVLQFGIKRVVIGEKQNFPGNVEFLRDHGIDVVVLNDPECISLMQRFIRERPDLWDEDIAGRTHV
- a CDS encoding HAD hydrolase-like protein, whose translation is MGKLKAIIFDVDGTLAETERNGHLVACNEAFAQMGFDIRWSWEEFKELLKIPGNARRMRLALSTRTSLSETDINRIVPELFALKKELYLKRVDALPLLPGVARIIYEAIDCGIRLAIVSVTHEDQILALLRAQIPEALDAFDPIFGQQSGEKNSALYARCAVMLGCDASEILVIEDSERGFKAAHEASLPCVVVYNEYTRGQDFTGAELVVRSLEHLNLDLLEKLCLG
- a CDS encoding TIGR00730 family Rossman fold protein, whose amino-acid sequence is MKFPFVLDRLAAQDIRMIFRVVAEFVDGLEMLATIPPAVSIFGSTHIGPDDPAYAMAEQIGRLLAQHGYAVITGGGPGAMEAANKGAYEAGGVSVGLNIELPHEQEANRYLTNLVNFQHFFVRKVMFVKHSIAFVILPGGYGTLDELFESITLIQTKKIKPFPVILAGNHYWHGLQEWLRDPVMNEGKITPDDLALLKMAHNPEEVIRIIKDASTSNFLTP
- a CDS encoding UXX-star (seleno)protein family 1, which encodes METSVIIYGKDTUPYTSAAREEYARRKVPFTYLNVKQDPKALAQMLELSKGSRDVPVIVEKGKVTIGFGGT
- the nth gene encoding endonuclease III; the protein is MGKIAEESRDPFRVLISCILSQQTKDHVTGEASERLYKLADRPDTILALSELQIARAIYPVSFYKTKARTIREVCQDLLTRFGGRVHDTIETLLSLTGVGRKTANLVVTVGYRKLGICVDTHVHRISNRWGYVDAKTPDQTEMALRLKLPKRHWIYYNDLLVPFGQNLCRPISPFCSRCPIERWCAKVGVAVHR